The following coding sequences are from one uncultured Bacteroides sp. window:
- a CDS encoding RNA polymerase sigma-70 factor — translation MKILLKENAQQALFQKLYEDYYAPFCLFAKRYIDDACIREDIVSDVFASLWNKRNELELKPETTIAYLKMCVRNNCLNYLKHQNYEIDYAAMCNKRAPLYATSPESVYTLEELYKLLNEALKKLPENYRTVFVKSFFEGKTHAEIAKEMNLSVKSIDRYKQKTIELLRCELKDYLPFFLLLLTYN, via the coding sequence ATGAAAATCCTATTAAAGGAAAATGCTCAGCAGGCACTTTTTCAGAAGTTGTATGAAGATTATTATGCCCCTTTTTGTCTATTTGCGAAGAGATATATCGATGATGCCTGCATCCGCGAAGATATTGTCTCAGATGTTTTTGCCTCCCTATGGAACAAACGAAACGAACTAGAACTAAAACCAGAAACGACTATTGCTTACCTAAAAATGTGCGTACGCAACAATTGTCTAAACTATTTAAAGCACCAAAATTATGAAATAGATTATGCTGCGATGTGCAACAAACGCGCTCCTCTTTATGCCACTTCTCCTGAAAGTGTTTATACCTTAGAAGAACTTTACAAATTACTCAATGAAGCACTCAAAAAATTACCTGAAAATTATAGAACTGTCTTTGTTAAAAGTTTCTTCGAAGGTAAAACGCATGCAGAAATAGCTAAGGAGATGAACTTAAGCGTAAAGTCAATTGATCGCTACAAACAAAAAACGATTGAATTACTCCGTTGCGAATTGAAAGACTACCTCCCATTCTTCTTATTATTGCTAACCTATAATTAG
- a CDS encoding FecR domain-containing protein yields the protein MEHSAELREIVHDLQLSLALKSDIKEMEKIDTKAAFMRTKHKIKHERMKKLNFQLMRYAAMLTLPFLLSSLLLGYLYFRGSSDELQYAEVNTASGAIIRYELPDKSVVWLNSDSKLRYPLTFKGDKREVELDGEGYFEVTADKKHPFYVNTPSGLSVYVYGTHFNVNAYDDESFVETSLEEGKVNVIVPKTQKQLILNPGEAALYEESTGKVSKSAVDIYEKIAWKDGKLIFRNTSLKDVLKRLSRHFNVDIEFKNLSGKDYKYRATFTREDLNQILDYLSKSAAIKWTSEEPVQQKDDTFTKKKVIVTLY from the coding sequence ATGGAACATTCGGCGGAATTGCGCGAAATTGTTCATGATTTGCAACTCTCTTTAGCATTGAAGAGTGATATAAAAGAGATGGAAAAGATTGATACGAAGGCTGCTTTTATGCGTACGAAGCATAAAATTAAGCACGAACGAATGAAAAAGCTCAATTTTCAATTAATGCGTTATGCTGCTATGTTGACTCTTCCTTTTCTGTTGAGTTCACTTCTTCTAGGGTATTTGTATTTTCGAGGTTCGTCAGACGAATTGCAGTATGCAGAGGTTAATACGGCTTCTGGAGCGATTATTCGTTATGAGTTGCCGGACAAATCGGTTGTATGGCTGAATTCGGATAGTAAATTACGCTATCCTCTTACTTTTAAAGGAGATAAGCGTGAAGTGGAATTGGATGGTGAAGGCTATTTTGAGGTGACGGCGGATAAGAAGCATCCTTTTTATGTGAATACACCTAGTGGACTGAGCGTATATGTTTATGGCACTCATTTTAATGTAAATGCTTATGATGATGAGAGCTTTGTGGAAACGTCTTTGGAGGAAGGGAAAGTGAACGTTATTGTTCCTAAGACTCAAAAACAGCTTATCTTGAATCCGGGAGAAGCGGCTCTATATGAAGAGTCAACTGGAAAAGTAAGCAAATCGGCTGTAGATATATATGAAAAGATAGCGTGGAAAGATGGTAAACTTATTTTTAGAAATACTTCATTAAAAGATGTGTTGAAGCGGCTTTCTCGGCATTTCAATGTCGATATTGAATTCAAGAATCTCTCAGGAAAAGATTATAAATATCGGGCGACGTTTACTCGCGAAGACTTAAATCAAATATTAGATTATTTAAGTAAATCTGCAGCTATTAAATGGACATCTGAAGAACCGGTACAGCAGAAAGACGATACGTTCACTAAGAAGAAAGTAATTGTAACTCTATATTAA
- a CDS encoding SusC/RagA family TonB-linked outer membrane protein, whose amino-acid sequence MKISLCLLFFVAFQLQAATGFAQRTRGPINKSNASIEQILNLIEQNSDYVFLYNDKTVDTNRMVSVNSQNGKIPEILDKIFHGTNITYTIVDKQIILSTTKLNVVDQEKDFLIQGTVKDVKGEALIGVNLKVKGTGNGTITDLDGRFSLNVKKGDVLIISYTGYTTQYIKVSDADKSLSIKMEEDRIQLSEVVVTALGIKKEAKSLSYNVQQLNSDAITKVSDANFVNNLNGKIAGVTINSSSSGVGGSSRVVMRGTKSIVGNNNALYVIDGIPMPNLSSEQPADIYSGAGQTGDGISNINPDDIESISVLSGPSAAALYGSSAANGVVMITTKKGKVDRLTVNITNSTMFSRPLLLPEFQKSYAPSETGSYYSWGDKLSKPSSYNPSDFFQTGVNVTNSASVSTGNQHNQTYVSLGSTNSEGIVHNNKYARYNFSVRNTTSFLDNKMTMDLSYMMNNVKEQNMIAQGQYFNPLLAIYLFPAGDDFSKVELYKRYDASRNFQTQYWPYGDQGLTLQNPYWITDKDKFINHKERHMATLSLKYDFADWINLTGRVKIDKSSDRYEKKFAASTNTLFASKYGYYSLNQLSNRQLYAETLLSINKYLNEQMWGITANIGSSFEQIDYDQNMYGGKLQGVADLYTFSNVASSTAERSQSGYTTRKESVYASAQLGYKSRLYLDVTARNDWSSTLAGSDTKSFFYPTVGLSGIITDLFNCSTDIMPYMKVRISYSEVGNEPKPFLTIPTYPMGSTYPNTQTRMPNPYLKPERTKSWEAGFNFVFFKNKLKLDATFYKSSTYNQFFEPTLPSSSGFTSVLVNAGRIDNKGVEISARYDQDFGALHWNSYLTYSLNRNKIKELLRGWTNPLDGKVYSQKEMDMGGTGSYKIKLIEGGSMGDIYVNTLKTDEHGAIYVHPTAQTVVADANNFVLAGNSAPKYNLGWGNNFSYKGVSLGFLFTYRVGGIVVSNTQAVMDAFGASKATADARDNGGALVNGKRIPAKEYYQTIGGANGGIGSMYTYSATNLRLSEFSLGYDLPIQRWVGWIKKANVSFIGHNLFLLYKKAPYDPELTANTGTYYQGIDYFMLPSLRNLGFSVKLQF is encoded by the coding sequence ATGAAGATTAGTTTATGCTTGCTGTTCTTTGTAGCTTTTCAACTTCAAGCTGCAACAGGCTTTGCTCAAAGAACGAGAGGTCCGATTAATAAATCGAATGCCTCTATCGAACAGATCTTAAACTTGATAGAACAAAATTCCGATTATGTATTTCTGTATAATGATAAAACGGTAGATACAAATAGGATGGTTTCTGTTAATAGTCAAAATGGGAAAATTCCTGAAATACTTGATAAGATATTTCATGGAACGAATATTACTTACACGATTGTAGACAAACAAATAATTCTTTCAACTACTAAACTAAATGTAGTAGATCAAGAAAAAGATTTTCTGATACAAGGAACTGTAAAGGATGTGAAAGGAGAAGCTCTCATCGGAGTGAATCTTAAGGTTAAGGGTACCGGAAATGGTACGATAACCGATTTGGATGGGCGTTTTTCTTTGAATGTTAAAAAAGGAGATGTCTTAATAATCTCTTATACTGGATATACAACTCAGTATATTAAGGTGTCTGATGCAGACAAGTCTCTGAGTATTAAAATGGAGGAAGATCGTATCCAATTGAGTGAAGTTGTTGTTACTGCTCTAGGTATAAAGAAAGAGGCAAAATCTCTATCGTATAATGTTCAGCAACTTAATAGCGATGCAATCACCAAAGTATCCGATGCCAATTTTGTTAACAATCTGAATGGTAAAATAGCCGGTGTAACGATCAATAGTTCTTCTTCAGGTGTGGGTGGTTCTTCACGTGTTGTCATGCGTGGAACTAAATCAATTGTAGGCAATAATAATGCTTTATACGTTATTGATGGTATACCGATGCCTAACCTCTCATCTGAACAACCTGCTGATATTTATTCGGGTGCAGGACAGACGGGTGATGGTATCTCAAATATAAATCCTGATGACATAGAGAGTATTTCAGTGTTGAGTGGTCCTTCTGCTGCAGCTCTTTACGGTAGTTCTGCTGCGAATGGTGTTGTTATGATAACTACGAAGAAAGGAAAAGTAGATCGCTTGACGGTAAATATTACCAATAGTACCATGTTCTCTCGTCCTTTGCTTTTGCCTGAGTTTCAAAAGAGTTATGCTCCATCGGAAACAGGGAGCTATTATAGTTGGGGAGATAAATTATCGAAGCCAAGTAGTTATAACCCTTCCGACTTTTTCCAGACAGGGGTGAATGTCACTAACTCTGCAAGTGTTTCTACTGGTAATCAGCATAATCAAACTTATGTTTCGTTAGGTTCAACGAATTCTGAAGGTATTGTCCATAACAATAAGTATGCTCGTTATAATTTTTCTGTGCGTAATACAACGTCGTTTCTCGATAATAAAATGACAATGGATCTGAGCTATATGATGAACAATGTAAAGGAACAAAACATGATTGCTCAAGGACAATATTTTAATCCTCTGCTTGCTATTTATCTGTTTCCAGCAGGTGACGATTTTTCAAAAGTAGAGTTGTATAAGCGGTATGATGCTTCACGCAATTTTCAAACGCAATATTGGCCTTATGGTGATCAGGGATTGACCTTACAAAATCCATATTGGATAACGGATAAAGATAAATTTATCAACCATAAGGAGCGTCACATGGCTACTCTTTCTTTGAAATATGATTTTGCTGATTGGATTAATCTGACCGGAAGGGTTAAGATCGATAAAAGCAGCGATCGTTATGAAAAGAAATTTGCAGCGTCTACCAATACTCTTTTTGCTTCAAAATATGGTTATTATTCTTTAAACCAACTCTCTAATCGTCAGCTATATGCTGAGACTCTGCTTAGCATTAATAAGTATTTGAATGAGCAGATGTGGGGAATCACAGCAAATATTGGTTCTAGTTTCGAGCAGATTGATTATGACCAGAATATGTATGGTGGGAAACTTCAAGGTGTAGCAGACTTGTATACTTTCTCTAATGTGGCTTCATCTACTGCAGAGCGCTCTCAAAGTGGATATACTACTCGTAAAGAATCTGTTTATGCGAGTGCTCAATTGGGTTATAAGAGCAGGTTATACCTTGATGTGACAGCTCGTAATGATTGGTCTTCTACGTTAGCTGGATCTGATACTAAATCCTTCTTTTACCCAACAGTGGGACTTTCCGGAATTATTACCGATTTGTTTAATTGCAGTACGGATATAATGCCTTATATGAAAGTCCGTATTTCTTATTCTGAAGTAGGGAATGAACCGAAACCTTTCTTGACTATACCTACTTATCCTATGGGGAGTACCTATCCTAATACGCAGACGCGTATGCCTAATCCGTATTTAAAGCCTGAACGTACGAAATCATGGGAAGCGGGTTTTAATTTTGTTTTCTTTAAAAATAAATTAAAACTTGACGCTACCTTCTATAAATCAAGTACATATAACCAATTTTTTGAACCGACTCTTCCTTCTTCATCAGGCTTTACGAGTGTTCTTGTGAATGCTGGTCGGATAGATAATAAAGGGGTGGAAATTTCAGCTCGTTATGATCAGGACTTTGGAGCTCTTCATTGGAATTCTTACTTAACGTATTCCTTAAATAGGAATAAAATTAAAGAACTATTACGTGGCTGGACTAACCCTCTGGATGGGAAGGTGTACTCTCAAAAAGAGATGGATATGGGAGGAACAGGCAGTTACAAGATAAAACTAATTGAAGGTGGTTCGATGGGTGACATTTATGTGAATACTCTGAAGACTGACGAGCATGGTGCTATCTATGTTCACCCAACAGCACAAACGGTAGTTGCGGATGCTAATAATTTTGTTTTAGCTGGGAATAGTGCTCCAAAATATAATCTAGGATGGGGAAATAATTTCAGTTACAAAGGTGTATCATTGGGCTTTCTATTTACTTATCGGGTAGGAGGTATCGTTGTATCGAATACTCAAGCGGTAATGGATGCATTTGGAGCTTCAAAAGCTACGGCAGATGCTCGTGATAATGGTGGAGCTCTTGTCAACGGGAAGCGTATACCTGCTAAAGAATACTACCAGACAATTGGAGGAGCTAATGGAGGCATAGGTTCTATGTATACATATAGCGCGACAAACTTGCGTCTTTCTGAATTCAGCTTAGGATATGATTTGCCTATTCAGAGATGGGTTGGATGGATTAAAAAGGCGAATGTTTCTTTTATTGGTCATAATCTGTTTTTGCTTTATAAGAAAGCACCTTATGATCCTGAACTGACTGCTAATACAGGAACTTATTATCAGGGTATTGACTATTTTATGTTACCAAGTCTCAGAAATCTAGGATTTTCTGTAAAACTTCAATTCTAA
- a CDS encoding RagB/SusD family nutrient uptake outer membrane protein, with product MKITIKLAFVAAWVLGLNTACTDSFESINTNQHEATKEMMERDNLMVGAFFSQMERNVVLFKDGTNSSSDYQIAQGLTSDIYSGYIAPTGTWYSGKHNGSYYFITNWIHKTFDAGFSGVMPAWQEIRSISDSLKLTQISALADIVKVEAMHRVADTYGPIPYTNYGSGSLLNNYDALEDVYNQFFQELDHAIDELTIFVKGNPNTKLLEDYDYVYNGDATKWVKFANTLRLRLAMRIVYANPTLAQQEAEKSIANSIGVIEEETGRATILHSSNLVYYHPLYEIAYSFNSGEVRMGATMDAYMNGYSDPRLAAYFKTASDGKYHGVRLGINTSTWDKYVSGNISNLNMDQSSTEIVWMTAAESYFLRAEGALRGWNMGGTAQSFYEKGIAMSFKENGVNGAESYVANSTSQPIAFTDNATNSSLNASTPSTITIAWNTGDDFETNLERIITQKWIAEYPDGPEGWAEFRRTGYPKLFPVVTNYSNGSINTDIQVRRIPFPQSEYNTNAEGVATGVSKLGGLDNGGTKLWWDKK from the coding sequence ATGAAAATTACAATAAAATTAGCGTTTGTTGCTGCATGGGTGTTAGGCCTTAATACGGCATGTACTGACTCCTTTGAGTCAATCAATACCAATCAGCATGAGGCCACTAAGGAAATGATGGAGCGTGATAATTTGATGGTGGGTGCTTTCTTTTCTCAAATGGAAAGAAATGTGGTTTTATTTAAAGATGGAACTAATTCATCCAGTGATTATCAAATTGCTCAAGGATTGACCTCAGATATCTATTCAGGTTATATTGCACCGACAGGTACTTGGTATAGTGGAAAGCATAATGGCTCTTACTATTTTATTACGAATTGGATTCACAAAACTTTTGATGCAGGTTTTTCGGGCGTAATGCCTGCTTGGCAGGAGATCCGTTCTATTTCCGATTCTTTGAAGCTTACGCAAATATCAGCTTTGGCTGATATTGTAAAGGTAGAAGCAATGCATCGTGTTGCAGATACGTATGGACCTATTCCTTATACGAATTATGGTAGTGGATCATTACTCAATAACTATGATGCTCTTGAGGATGTGTATAATCAGTTTTTTCAAGAACTTGATCATGCAATAGATGAACTTACCATTTTTGTAAAAGGTAATCCGAACACTAAGTTACTTGAAGATTATGATTATGTTTATAATGGAGATGCCACTAAGTGGGTTAAGTTTGCAAATACACTTCGTTTGCGTTTAGCAATGCGTATTGTGTATGCTAATCCCACATTAGCTCAGCAAGAAGCTGAAAAGTCGATTGCTAACTCTATCGGGGTTATTGAAGAAGAAACGGGCCGTGCCACTATATTACACTCTTCAAACTTAGTGTATTATCATCCGCTATATGAGATTGCTTATTCGTTTAACTCCGGAGAAGTTAGAATGGGAGCTACGATGGATGCGTATATGAATGGATATAGCGATCCTCGCTTAGCAGCTTACTTTAAAACAGCTTCAGACGGTAAATATCATGGAGTCCGTTTAGGTATAAATACTTCTACATGGGATAAGTATGTAAGTGGTAATATTTCTAATCTTAACATGGACCAGAGTTCTACTGAAATTGTTTGGATGACAGCTGCCGAATCTTATTTTCTTCGTGCCGAAGGTGCTCTTCGTGGTTGGAATATGGGTGGTACAGCTCAATCTTTTTATGAAAAAGGTATTGCGATGTCATTCAAAGAAAATGGAGTGAATGGAGCGGAAAGTTATGTTGCTAATTCAACTAGTCAGCCAATTGCTTTTACAGATAATGCCACTAATTCAAGTTTAAATGCCAGTACTCCCAGTACAATAACAATAGCATGGAATACGGGCGATGATTTTGAAACAAACTTGGAAAGAATTATTACTCAAAAATGGATTGCAGAGTATCCTGATGGTCCTGAAGGATGGGCTGAATTTCGTCGTACGGGCTATCCTAAGTTATTCCCTGTTGTTACAAATTATAGCAATGGATCTATCAATACGGATATACAAGTTCGTCGTATTCCGTTCCCACAATCAGAATACAATACTAATGCTGAAGGGGTTGCAACGGGGGTTAGTAAACTTGGAGGATTAGACAACGGAGGAACAAAACTTTGGTGGGATAAGAAATAA
- a CDS encoding glycoside hydrolase family 18, protein MKRIIYLFSGLLVTLLVMSCTDTESLEVQKLKTYDAQYFENLRAYKKSDHSISFAWYAAYAPIEGVEGYKDPASWGERIKGLPDSLDICSLWMGIPSNDPTLRSYAPIAYADMRYAQETLGTRFVAPTIIRFNHPIYLKDSTAIKFDISIEKTDSTFFDLSEHHDSLGIVVYGDYLVRQVFDNDIDGVDLDYEPEGDWMQGEHLTSLVKYIAQYVGPKSANPEKLLCIDYYGQQPTAETEPYVNYFINQTYGGTASQSRIPSWCPNEKFIFTETFGEYWATGGNIIQMSRWQPTTGRKGGFGAFYIGRNYYSDSGIPYNEFRAAIQIQNPSIYK, encoded by the coding sequence ATGAAAAGAATAATATATCTATTTTCAGGTTTACTTGTTACTCTGTTAGTAATGAGTTGTACTGATACTGAGTCTTTAGAGGTTCAAAAACTGAAGACTTATGATGCACAGTATTTTGAAAATCTTCGTGCGTATAAAAAAAGTGATCATAGCATTAGCTTTGCTTGGTATGCTGCTTATGCTCCAATTGAAGGGGTAGAAGGATACAAAGATCCTGCTTCTTGGGGTGAACGCATCAAAGGTTTGCCGGATAGCTTAGACATTTGCTCTTTATGGATGGGTATTCCGAGTAACGATCCTACTCTCAGATCATATGCACCGATTGCTTATGCGGATATGCGTTATGCTCAAGAGACATTAGGTACGCGATTTGTAGCTCCTACCATTATTCGTTTTAATCATCCTATTTATTTAAAAGATAGTACAGCGATAAAATTTGATATTTCCATAGAGAAGACAGATAGTACTTTTTTTGATCTTTCTGAACATCATGACAGTTTGGGTATTGTGGTTTATGGGGACTATTTGGTTCGACAAGTTTTTGATAACGATATTGATGGGGTGGATTTGGATTATGAGCCTGAAGGTGACTGGATGCAAGGTGAACATTTAACATCTTTAGTGAAATATATAGCTCAATATGTTGGGCCTAAAAGTGCGAATCCTGAAAAATTACTTTGTATAGACTATTACGGACAACAACCTACTGCTGAAACAGAACCTTATGTGAATTATTTTATTAATCAGACTTATGGAGGAACTGCTTCTCAGTCTAGAATACCAAGTTGGTGTCCGAACGAGAAATTTATTTTTACTGAGACGTTTGGTGAATATTGGGCTACCGGTGGTAATATTATACAGATGTCTCGTTGGCAACCGACAACTGGACGCAAAGGTGGTTTTGGCGCTTTCTATATTGGGCGTAATTACTATTCGGATTCGGGTATTCCTTATAATGAGTTTAGGGCGGCTATTCAAATTCAAAACCCCTCTATTTACAAATAG